A stretch of the TM7 phylum sp. oral taxon 349 genome encodes the following:
- a CDS encoding YbhB/YbcL family Raf kinase inhibitor-like protein produces the protein MNISSLDFADGAKIPKAYTRLGGNRRPTLRIAGVPANAKSLAVICHDPDAPGRDGFYHWTVWNLPPETTEITGNTLPNGAVEGITSWGHSGYGGPQPPFGTHRYQFFVYALNTILDIPAATKPQALSATMQPHIIDQAVLTGMFSALDTFRK, from the coding sequence ATGAATATTTCGAGTCTCGACTTCGCTGACGGCGCTAAAATCCCAAAAGCTTACACACGGCTTGGCGGCAATCGACGCCCAACACTGCGCATTGCCGGCGTGCCAGCAAATGCAAAAAGTCTCGCCGTTATTTGCCATGATCCTGATGCGCCCGGGCGCGATGGATTTTATCATTGGACTGTCTGGAATTTGCCACCCGAGACAACCGAAATCACTGGCAACACCCTGCCAAATGGCGCGGTTGAAGGCATAACCAGTTGGGGTCATTCCGGCTACGGCGGTCCTCAACCGCCGTTCGGCACACACCGATACCAGTTCTTTGTTTACGCACTCAACACTATACTCGACATTCCAGCTGCTACAAAGCCGCAAGCGTTGTCTGCTACTATGCAGCCGCATATCATCGACCAGGCGGTATTGACGGGAATGTTCAGCGCGTTAGACACTTTTCGAAAGTAG
- a CDS encoding NUDIX hydrolase, producing MKQMRYRHTHTMFNDRIPSTGEKVVAKLLLYNEANEVLVLYRSMTHPHFPGHPDFPGGEVETNEDWRAAICRETKEETGIIIMPNNVTHVLTKEHTHVTHVVYETHVHDNPQVQLSWEHSQYTWLAKENLLRITPAGADQYYIDVVNYIISK from the coding sequence ATGAAACAAATGAGATATAGACACACGCATACCATGTTTAATGATAGGATACCGTCCACCGGTGAAAAAGTTGTTGCAAAGTTGCTACTCTATAATGAAGCAAATGAGGTTCTGGTGTTATACCGCAGCATGACGCATCCACATTTTCCTGGACACCCAGACTTTCCTGGCGGTGAAGTTGAGACAAACGAAGACTGGCGCGCAGCAATATGCCGAGAAACGAAAGAGGAAACGGGTATAATAATCATGCCCAATAACGTAACACACGTGCTGACAAAAGAACATACGCACGTGACACATGTTGTATATGAAACGCATGTACACGACAACCCCCAGGTGCAACTCAGTTGGGAACATAGTCAATATACGTGGCTCGCAAAGGAGAACCTTTTACGCATTACACCGGCAGGAGCAGACCAATATTATATTGATGTGGTTAATTATATTATAAGTAAATAG
- a CDS encoding Fic family protein, translated as MKPIVHINPTFDSQLVSEIFSLERLRYMQLGGTTPPWLFYDLKEIMHILESVASARIEGNHTTVAGAALDSLSSDKPAENEDFQELRNIRKAIKFIEENLSDDNSPPITPGFIRELQKIVTANLKNSGSRAPGIWRQEPVHITKSVHQPPEHVEIPALMQDLCSYIESKSENKTDIIKIATAHHRLAAIHPFDNGNGRTARLLTYAMLVKLRFIDKTKRTILNPSAIFCTDRQKYYTMLAKADSNRVADMEAWCLYVARGISAELERVNRLLDRNYSSSNIIEPAIKNALDSKYISQEEYEILRIAMRKDIIQAQDVRHIFGTTPSKMVQTSRALAHMREKNLLMVHPNYKKKYVMRFANNYLLSDVLRAMDKNNLLVVKNETNEI; from the coding sequence GTGAAACCGATTGTTCATATTAACCCAACTTTTGACTCGCAGTTAGTAAGCGAAATATTTTCTTTAGAGCGATTACGCTACATGCAGCTTGGCGGAACAACACCACCATGGCTTTTTTATGATTTAAAGGAGATTATGCACATTTTAGAAAGTGTTGCATCTGCTAGGATAGAAGGAAACCATACAACAGTAGCAGGCGCAGCACTTGATTCCCTCTCGTCTGATAAGCCAGCAGAGAATGAAGACTTTCAAGAGCTACGCAATATTCGTAAGGCAATAAAATTTATTGAGGAGAATCTTAGCGATGATAACTCACCGCCAATTACCCCAGGTTTTATACGAGAACTACAGAAAATAGTTACCGCCAACTTAAAAAACAGTGGAAGCAGAGCTCCTGGCATATGGAGGCAGGAACCAGTACACATTACGAAAAGCGTTCATCAACCACCAGAGCATGTTGAAATACCGGCGCTCATGCAGGATCTGTGCAGTTATATTGAAAGTAAAAGTGAAAATAAGACAGATATAATTAAGATTGCAACCGCCCACCACCGCCTAGCTGCGATTCATCCGTTTGATAACGGTAATGGTCGCACAGCGCGCCTACTAACTTACGCAATGCTCGTAAAATTGCGCTTTATTGACAAAACAAAGCGGACGATACTAAACCCATCGGCTATATTTTGTACTGATAGACAAAAGTACTATACTATGCTAGCAAAAGCTGACAGCAACAGGGTAGCAGACATGGAGGCGTGGTGCTTGTATGTTGCGCGGGGTATTTCCGCTGAACTTGAGCGGGTCAACAGATTACTCGACCGAAATTACTCATCCTCAAACATCATAGAACCAGCTATCAAAAACGCTCTTGATAGTAAATATATATCGCAGGAAGAATATGAGATTTTACGTATCGCTATGCGCAAAGACATTATCCAGGCGCAAGATGTAAGGCATATATTCGGCACGACGCCGTCAAAGATGGTTCAGACTTCTCGGGCGTTAGCTCATATGCGCGAGAAAAACCTTCTGATGGTACACCCAAACTATAAAAAGAAGTATGTTATGCGATTTGCCAACAACTATCTACTCTCCGATGTCTTAAGGGCAATGGACAAGAACAATTTGCTAGTAGTAAAAAATGAAACAAATGAGATATAG
- a CDS encoding ABC transporter ATP-binding protein: MQTKQIVEAIGLVKAYGRTNVVDGVSFSVGEGEIFGILGPNGAGKTTTLEMLEALRPIDGGQAHIDGIDVAKQPKKVKRIIGIQLQATSFYDKLNLREQLKMFASLYGTRVNADKLLEKVQLTDKAKNYVEQLSGGQKQRFAIASTLVNTPKVLFLDEPTTGLDPQARRNMWNLIKQIRNEGMTIILTTHYMDEAEILCDRLAIMDNGKILTIDTPHNLIQALLKRGFKKKQVVEQANLEDVFIDLTGKAIRD, encoded by the coding sequence ATGCAGACGAAACAAATCGTCGAGGCAATCGGTCTAGTTAAAGCCTACGGCAGAACAAACGTAGTAGACGGCGTGTCGTTTAGCGTGGGTGAAGGTGAGATTTTCGGTATTCTTGGACCGAATGGCGCCGGCAAAACGACGACGCTTGAGATGCTTGAAGCGCTTCGACCGATTGACGGCGGACAAGCTCATATCGACGGTATTGATGTTGCCAAACAGCCGAAGAAAGTTAAGCGTATTATCGGTATTCAGCTGCAGGCGACAAGCTTTTATGACAAGCTGAATTTGCGCGAACAGCTGAAAATGTTTGCGAGCTTGTACGGTACGCGGGTGAACGCTGATAAACTGCTTGAGAAAGTCCAATTAACTGATAAAGCAAAAAATTACGTTGAGCAACTTTCCGGCGGACAAAAGCAGCGCTTCGCTATTGCCTCAACGCTGGTGAATACACCGAAAGTATTGTTTCTCGATGAACCGACGACCGGGCTTGACCCGCAGGCGCGTCGTAACATGTGGAATTTGATCAAGCAGATTCGCAATGAAGGCATGACGATTATACTGACGACGCATTATATGGACGAAGCGGAAATTTTGTGCGACCGGCTAGCAATTATGGATAATGGTAAAATTCTGACGATTGATACACCGCATAATCTTATCCAGGCACTCTTAAAACGTGGTTTCAAGAAAAAACAGGTTGTTGAGCAGGCTAACTTGGAGGATGTATTCATTGATTTAACAGGAAAGGCGATTCGAGATTGA
- a CDS encoding ABC transporter permease, protein MKAYWTGVFGQVVAIAKRVMRDKMALFFTFLFPLIFLLVFGTIFNNQSASLKVAIINHSDSLFAKQFVDNAKKDGTSVLKVQDVSSMDEAREKMKHSQLDGIIELPKDFGKPGADRRPSGTINVLYAKGSDQAGGTLSAVMTQIVDGINRGMGQPEAPLKVVSQAVGDKALKTFDYTFTGLLAFSLMSMGIFGLANQMPTEKQKGAYRRLQAAPFTSGQLILATMIVYTLISLLSAVSMLLVGHLMFHFQIRGDWLTFSLFLALAAAMMVSLGLLIGSWAKNENQSSPLTNLVSFPMMFLSGAFFPSYLFPEWLQGITKFIPMTPVVDGLRLIMTENASLAAVGEQTLMVLGVTVVVYFISTRVFRWE, encoded by the coding sequence ATGAAAGCATATTGGACGGGCGTATTCGGCCAAGTAGTGGCGATAGCGAAGCGCGTTATGCGCGATAAAATGGCGCTGTTTTTTACTTTTTTATTTCCGCTGATTTTTTTGTTAGTATTTGGCACGATCTTCAATAACCAGTCGGCGTCACTAAAAGTAGCGATTATCAATCATTCTGATAGTCTATTTGCTAAACAATTTGTCGATAACGCCAAGAAAGACGGCACTTCAGTATTGAAAGTTCAAGACGTTAGTAGCATGGATGAGGCGAGGGAAAAAATGAAGCATTCGCAGCTAGACGGTATAATTGAGTTGCCGAAAGATTTTGGCAAGCCGGGTGCTGACCGTCGCCCGAGCGGTACAATTAATGTGCTCTATGCAAAAGGCTCAGATCAAGCTGGCGGCACACTGAGCGCTGTGATGACGCAGATCGTCGACGGCATCAATAGAGGCATGGGACAGCCGGAGGCGCCGCTAAAAGTGGTATCGCAGGCGGTGGGCGATAAAGCGTTGAAAACGTTTGACTATACGTTTACCGGTTTGTTGGCGTTTAGTTTGATGAGTATGGGGATTTTTGGTCTGGCAAATCAAATGCCGACGGAGAAGCAAAAAGGCGCGTATCGGCGGTTGCAGGCAGCACCGTTTACGTCAGGACAGTTGATCTTGGCGACGATGATCGTCTATACGCTAATCTCATTGCTGAGTGCAGTGTCAATGCTGCTAGTCGGGCACTTGATGTTCCACTTTCAAATACGCGGCGACTGGCTAACATTCAGTTTGTTTCTTGCGCTGGCGGCAGCAATGATGGTGAGCTTGGGGTTGCTTATCGGCTCATGGGCAAAGAATGAAAACCAATCGTCGCCGCTTACGAATCTCGTATCGTTTCCAATGATGTTCTTGTCTGGCGCGTTCTTCCCGAGCTATCTGTTTCCAGAGTGGCTGCAAGGTATTACGAAATTTATTCCGATGACGCCGGTAGTTGATGGGCTAAGGCTGATTATGACCGAGAATGCTAGTTTGGCTGCTGTCGGAGAGCAGACGTTGATGGTGCTTGGCGTGACAGTCGTTGTGTATTTTATTTCAACGCGCGTGTTTCGCTGGGAATAA
- a CDS encoding DUF475 domain-containing protein: MKKILHAHHPFRIFLVSALLTIGLGAWTACNKGVEALWLFVVLVLLEVTFSFDNAVINSRILARMSKFWQAMFLTVGIITAVFVVRFILPIVIVMLSSRHDFMSVLHMALHQPAAYSATLHSAAPIINAFGGTFLLMIGISYFMDRNKDLYWLKRIEKMMSRFGRYEVFKVFVMLLVAMGLYTTADPAHREAILAASVLGTLVHLALELFGDYFSARQSHAKVLTGMAAFASFVYLDILDASFSLDGVIGAFAITNDVILIIAGLGAGALWVRSLTVYLTRTNKLAKYRYLEHGAHWAILALGVVMLVKLYHVDPPEWFVGSIGLVFIATAIVSSVLEKTYADHRKKHSIAQKIKARLMKI; encoded by the coding sequence ATGAAAAAAATACTACACGCCCATCATCCATTTCGCATCTTCCTCGTTTCCGCCCTATTAACAATTGGACTGGGCGCATGGACGGCGTGCAATAAAGGAGTTGAAGCTCTCTGGCTGTTTGTTGTGCTTGTTCTCCTTGAGGTGACCTTCAGTTTTGACAATGCCGTTATTAATAGCCGTATCCTGGCGCGCATGTCAAAATTCTGGCAGGCGATGTTTTTAACAGTCGGGATTATCACAGCAGTGTTTGTAGTGCGATTTATCTTACCGATCGTCATCGTTATGTTATCGAGCCGACATGATTTTATGAGCGTACTTCATATGGCGCTTCATCAACCGGCAGCCTATAGCGCCACGCTGCATAGCGCCGCGCCAATTATTAATGCATTCGGCGGTACGTTTCTTTTGATGATTGGCATCAGCTATTTCATGGATCGCAATAAAGATCTCTACTGGCTTAAGCGAATCGAAAAGATGATGTCGCGATTCGGACGTTACGAAGTCTTTAAGGTATTCGTAATGTTGCTCGTCGCAATGGGACTATACACTACTGCCGACCCGGCACACCGCGAAGCAATTTTGGCAGCATCGGTACTCGGCACGCTCGTGCATTTAGCACTTGAGTTGTTTGGCGATTACTTCTCAGCGCGACAATCGCACGCCAAAGTATTAACCGGCATGGCGGCATTTGCTTCGTTCGTTTATCTCGACATTCTTGACGCTTCATTTTCACTTGATGGCGTAATCGGCGCCTTCGCGATTACTAACGACGTAATTTTGATTATCGCAGGGCTAGGCGCTGGTGCATTGTGGGTGCGGTCGCTAACAGTATACTTGACGCGAACAAACAAACTTGCAAAGTATCGTTACCTAGAGCATGGTGCACACTGGGCAATTTTAGCACTCGGCGTTGTTATGCTCGTAAAACTCTATCATGTCGATCCACCAGAATGGTTCGTAGGCTCAATTGGACTCGTCTTTATCGCCACTGCAATCGTCTCAAGCGTACTTGAAAAGACCTACGCCGACCATCGCAAAAAGCATTCAATCGCTCAGAAAATTAAAGCGCGCTTAATGAAGATATAG
- the argF gene encoding ornithine carbamoyltransferase, translating into MVAPRFIEKAEPSASVVSSGKWTLSRELQGRSFLALKDFTPSEIRLMLDTAHELKRQKKDGQAHRLHEGKQVALLFEKTSTRTRCAFTVAANDLGVAPEFLGKDDIQLGKKESVEDTAKVLGRMFDGIEFRGFAHSTVEGLAEFANVPVWNGLTDTFHPTQILADFMTIEEHVGKLKGAKLVFVGDGRNNMANSLLIGSAKMGVDFRILAPRELHPTGDILETARTIAAETGAKIMITDNHSEALAGADAIYTDVWASMGEEDQFAERIALLKPYQVNRAMLEQTRNLNVKFLHCLPSFHDTNTVIGRQIHDQYGLDCMEVTDEVFRSKHSVVFDEAENRMHTIKAVMALTL; encoded by the coding sequence ATGGTTGCGCCGCGGTTTATCGAAAAAGCAGAGCCAAGCGCAAGTGTTGTGTCATCCGGCAAATGGACGCTCTCGCGTGAGTTGCAGGGGCGGTCGTTCTTGGCGCTAAAAGATTTCACGCCGAGCGAAATCCGTTTAATGCTTGATACAGCGCATGAATTGAAGCGCCAAAAGAAAGATGGCCAAGCGCATCGTCTGCACGAAGGCAAGCAGGTCGCGCTGTTATTTGAAAAGACCTCAACGCGGACGCGCTGCGCATTCACGGTTGCTGCAAACGATCTCGGTGTGGCGCCGGAATTCTTAGGCAAAGACGACATCCAACTTGGCAAGAAAGAGTCGGTTGAAGATACGGCGAAGGTGCTTGGTCGCATGTTTGACGGTATTGAGTTCCGCGGCTTCGCCCATTCAACAGTTGAAGGCTTGGCGGAATTCGCAAATGTGCCGGTGTGGAACGGCTTGACTGATACATTCCACCCGACGCAGATCTTGGCAGACTTCATGACAATTGAAGAGCATGTCGGTAAGTTGAAAGGTGCGAAGCTGGTGTTTGTCGGCGATGGGCGCAATAATATGGCGAATAGCTTGTTAATTGGTTCGGCAAAAATGGGCGTTGACTTTCGAATATTGGCGCCGCGTGAATTGCACCCGACTGGTGACATTCTCGAAACGGCGCGTACGATCGCTGCCGAGACTGGTGCGAAAATTATGATTACCGACAATCACAGCGAGGCGCTTGCGGGTGCAGATGCAATCTATACCGATGTATGGGCATCAATGGGCGAAGAAGATCAATTTGCTGAACGTATCGCTCTCCTCAAGCCGTATCAAGTTAATCGCGCAATGCTTGAGCAGACGCGCAACCTAAACGTGAAGTTCCTGCATTGCTTACCATCTTTCCATGACACAAATACGGTGATTGGTCGGCAGATCCACGATCAGTACGGCCTTGATTGTATGGAAGTGACTGATGAAGTATTCCGCAGCAAACATAGTGTCGTATTTGACGAAGCTGAAAATCGTATGCATACCATCAAGGCCGTCATGGCGTTGACGCTGTAA
- a CDS encoding YfcC family protein, whose product MVEKIKKVKKKLRSPSAFTVLFVVIALMAALTWVIPSGQYKLDKDGNRESGTYSKVDKQKIVDLDDSGEPKKDDDGNAVTHDGRQGLWDAFIAPIKGMSEKLDVIVFVLILGGFLGVMMKTGALDATLGALLRKMKGKEKWLIPILMTFFSIGGTTYGMQEETVAFYALVVPIMMAAGYNAMTAVMVIVLGAGSGVLGSTLNPFSTGIAAKSAGVELNKVLGVQAIVWLLCLVAAIVFTMRYAAKVKKGNYKDDVRYKPVTTALDMTNVPKFTRSRVAVMIVFALTFVCMTISLMPWEKWGVTLFKDLYTAASDMPVIGAVFGIGHSVPFGDWYFNEISALFLISTIVIATIYYHQFKKEEVFVVDSFLKGSADLLSVALIIAVAAGVGVVMQNGGIQDTIISWGENSLKHVGQGFVGVLAYIFFLPMSFIIPSSSGLAAATMPVIAPVAELVGVGKEVVVAAFATASGVLNMMAPTIASLMGGLALAGVSYRTWLKRTLPIMIVFAVISLVVIALFGMIH is encoded by the coding sequence ATGGTAGAAAAAATTAAAAAAGTTAAGAAGAAGCTGCGATCGCCATCGGCGTTTACCGTACTGTTCGTTGTGATTGCGTTAATGGCGGCGTTGACGTGGGTGATACCATCTGGTCAGTATAAACTCGATAAAGACGGTAACCGCGAATCAGGTACGTACTCGAAAGTTGACAAGCAAAAGATTGTTGACCTCGACGATAGCGGTGAGCCAAAAAAAGACGACGATGGTAATGCTGTCACGCATGATGGTCGTCAAGGGCTGTGGGATGCCTTCATCGCACCGATTAAAGGCATGTCTGAAAAGCTTGATGTTATCGTGTTCGTCCTCATCCTTGGCGGTTTCTTGGGCGTGATGATGAAAACCGGCGCGCTTGATGCGACGCTTGGCGCATTGCTCCGTAAGATGAAAGGCAAAGAGAAGTGGCTTATTCCGATCCTGATGACATTCTTCTCGATCGGCGGTACAACATACGGTATGCAAGAAGAGACGGTAGCCTTTTATGCGCTCGTCGTGCCGATCATGATGGCAGCTGGCTACAACGCGATGACCGCAGTGATGGTGATTGTGCTCGGTGCCGGTTCTGGTGTGCTTGGCTCAACGCTGAATCCATTTTCGACAGGCATTGCAGCAAAATCTGCCGGTGTCGAGCTGAATAAAGTGCTTGGCGTTCAGGCAATTGTTTGGCTATTGTGTTTGGTTGCGGCGATCGTGTTTACGATGCGCTATGCTGCGAAAGTGAAAAAAGGCAACTACAAAGATGATGTGCGCTATAAACCGGTAACGACAGCGCTTGATATGACGAACGTGCCAAAGTTTACACGTTCGCGTGTTGCGGTGATGATTGTATTCGCGTTGACGTTTGTATGTATGACCATTTCGCTCATGCCATGGGAAAAGTGGGGCGTAACACTTTTCAAAGATCTGTACACTGCGGCAAGCGATATGCCAGTAATTGGTGCAGTGTTTGGTATTGGACACTCAGTTCCGTTTGGTGATTGGTACTTTAACGAGATTTCAGCACTATTCTTGATCTCAACAATCGTGATTGCGACAATTTACTACCACCAGTTCAAAAAAGAGGAAGTGTTTGTTGTTGATTCGTTCCTGAAAGGTTCAGCTGACTTGCTAAGCGTTGCTCTTATTATCGCAGTGGCGGCGGGTGTTGGTGTTGTTATGCAGAATGGCGGTATACAAGACACGATTATTAGCTGGGGTGAAAACTCGCTGAAACATGTCGGACAAGGGTTTGTTGGCGTGCTGGCGTATATTTTCTTCCTGCCAATGTCATTTATCATTCCGTCATCGTCTGGTTTGGCGGCGGCAACGATGCCCGTTATTGCACCAGTGGCTGAGCTGGTTGGTGTTGGCAAGGAAGTTGTCGTGGCGGCTTTCGCAACAGCATCTGGCGTGCTTAATATGATGGCGCCAACGATTGCGTCACTGATGGGTGGGCTAGCGCTCGCTGGCGTATCGTACCGTACCTGGCTGAAGCGTACGCTGCCGATTATGATAGTCTTTGCCGTGATTAGCCTCGTTGTGATCGCGTTGTTCGGGATGATTCATTGA
- the arcC gene encoding carbamate kinase, which produces MNRKTVVVALGGNALQKQGEASAHAQQRVADATARHLVPLILSGYRLVIVHGNGPQVGNIVLHEESINTAEVPTFPLDTCVAMSQGAIGFWLQQALIDEFSRRHMHSVASTVVTQVVVDKDDPAFKDPTKPIGVFYKTKDDASAAANGRDFVFKEDAGRGWRRVVPSPKPLRIVEEYTVKAMLDAGVTVITGGGGGVPVIETADEGLEGVEAVVDKDFTAAVVADAVDAEALVILTAVDNAMVDYGKSTARAIGRTTVQEMQRYVDAGQFAPGSMLPKVQAAMKFAQKPGRRAIIASLEHASDALDGQVGTVIES; this is translated from the coding sequence ATGAACCGGAAAACAGTCGTCGTCGCATTGGGCGGCAATGCCCTGCAAAAACAAGGTGAGGCATCGGCGCACGCGCAGCAGCGTGTTGCCGATGCAACGGCGCGTCATCTGGTGCCGTTGATCTTGAGCGGATATCGATTGGTGATCGTGCATGGTAATGGTCCGCAAGTCGGTAATATTGTTCTGCACGAGGAATCAATAAACACGGCGGAGGTGCCGACATTTCCGCTTGATACGTGCGTGGCGATGAGCCAGGGTGCAATTGGGTTTTGGCTACAGCAGGCACTGATTGATGAGTTTAGCCGCCGTCATATGCATAGCGTTGCGTCGACAGTCGTGACGCAGGTTGTTGTTGACAAAGATGATCCGGCGTTCAAAGACCCGACGAAACCGATCGGTGTGTTCTACAAAACGAAAGATGATGCTAGCGCTGCGGCAAACGGCAGGGATTTCGTGTTTAAGGAAGATGCCGGACGCGGATGGCGCCGCGTCGTACCGTCTCCGAAGCCGTTACGAATTGTTGAAGAATATACAGTAAAGGCAATGCTTGATGCTGGCGTGACAGTTATCACAGGCGGCGGCGGCGGTGTGCCAGTCATCGAAACTGCAGACGAAGGGCTCGAAGGCGTTGAGGCGGTTGTTGATAAAGATTTCACTGCGGCAGTCGTTGCTGATGCTGTTGATGCGGAAGCGCTAGTGATTTTGACGGCAGTCGATAACGCGATGGTTGATTATGGAAAATCGACAGCACGCGCGATCGGACGTACAACAGTGCAGGAAATGCAAAGGTATGTGGACGCTGGACAGTTTGCGCCGGGCAGTATGCTACCAAAAGTGCAAGCAGCAATGAAATTCGCACAAAAACCAGGTCGTCGCGCTATCATTGCGAGTCTTGAGCATGCAAGCGACGCGCTTGATGGGCAGGTCGGTACCGTTATCGAAAGTTAG
- a CDS encoding co-chaperone GroES, with amino-acid sequence MSSPIKPMAHFVVAVKEKKPSKTASGILLPESAQEKSEAAKVIAVGSDVKDVKNGQNVVYKNYAATTIKLDKEEYLIIKDEDILATVEE; translated from the coding sequence ATGAGTTCACCAATCAAGCCGATGGCGCACTTCGTTGTCGCCGTCAAGGAGAAGAAACCGAGTAAAACTGCGAGTGGGATTCTGCTCCCTGAATCGGCTCAAGAAAAGTCAGAGGCGGCGAAAGTTATAGCCGTCGGGTCGGACGTTAAGGACGTGAAGAATGGTCAAAATGTTGTGTATAAAAATTACGCAGCGACAACGATCAAACTTGACAAGGAAGAATATTTGATTATCAAAGACGAGGATATTCTCGCAACAGTAGAGGAGTAA
- the groEL gene encoding chaperonin GroEL, which translates to MAKKVFYDEDARRRVLGGAAVLYNAVKTTMGPKGRNVVVGKSYGGPSVTHDGVTVAKSIDIADIDDETLGFKVGAELIKQAANKMNDVAGDGTTTVTVLTYHILHEANKLIAAGHNPMLLRKGLERAAVEVTKELTKLSEDIKGDKKRVAEVATISAGDEAIGALIADVMDKIGPNGIVTVEEGRGLELESEVVEGFTVQRGFISPYMVTDPKRMEAVYDKPAVVVTDKKVSSAQEFVPLLEMIAQSGKKDLVLIADDVDGEALSLLVLNRLKGSFNTLAIKAPSDKDVLYDIAALVGAKVITDDTGMTFDNVGSDVIGSARKVIATKDVTTIVEGAGSKSEVQARVDQIDVQVEETSSDYTRNNLLKRQAALTGEVAVIKVGGATETEIEEKKYRVDDAVAAVKAALAEGIVPGGGVTLVNLAGNYKYAGSKDASVVAGEKLLVNALEQPFRILLANSGLNADEWLPQVRKAKAGQGIDVNHPTELIDLKKNGVVDPVRVTKEALQNAASIAGTAMTMGALVVDVPEKETPSTPDMSGMGGYM; encoded by the coding sequence ATGGCGAAAAAAGTTTTTTACGATGAAGACGCGCGCCGCCGCGTTTTAGGTGGAGCGGCAGTATTGTACAATGCAGTCAAAACTACGATGGGTCCGAAGGGGCGTAATGTTGTGGTCGGTAAAAGCTATGGCGGTCCGAGTGTAACACATGATGGTGTAACGGTAGCAAAGAGCATTGATATTGCTGATATTGACGACGAAACGCTTGGTTTTAAAGTCGGTGCTGAGCTGATTAAACAAGCTGCCAACAAGATGAATGATGTCGCGGGTGATGGTACGACGACAGTGACAGTGCTGACCTATCATATTCTGCACGAAGCAAACAAGCTGATTGCCGCTGGACATAATCCGATGCTGTTGCGTAAAGGACTGGAGCGTGCTGCGGTTGAAGTTACTAAAGAACTGACTAAATTATCAGAAGACATCAAAGGCGATAAAAAGCGCGTGGCAGAAGTTGCGACGATCTCGGCAGGCGACGAAGCGATCGGCGCGCTGATTGCCGATGTAATGGACAAAATCGGTCCGAATGGTATTGTGACAGTTGAAGAAGGACGTGGTCTAGAGTTGGAAAGCGAAGTCGTTGAAGGCTTCACGGTACAACGCGGGTTTATCAGTCCATATATGGTGACCGATCCAAAGCGCATGGAAGCAGTGTACGACAAGCCGGCGGTTGTGGTGACCGACAAGAAAGTTTCGTCAGCGCAAGAATTTGTGCCGCTGCTTGAGATGATTGCGCAAAGCGGTAAGAAGGATTTGGTGCTGATTGCTGATGATGTAGATGGCGAAGCGCTTAGCCTGCTGGTACTGAATCGTCTAAAAGGGTCGTTTAATACGCTTGCTATCAAAGCGCCAAGCGACAAAGATGTACTGTATGACATTGCAGCATTAGTTGGTGCAAAAGTTATTACTGATGATACGGGCATGACGTTTGACAACGTTGGCAGCGACGTGATTGGTTCAGCGCGCAAAGTTATCGCCACAAAAGACGTGACGACGATCGTTGAGGGCGCAGGCAGCAAGAGTGAAGTGCAGGCGCGTGTTGACCAAATTGATGTACAGGTTGAAGAGACATCAAGCGATTATACACGCAATAACCTGCTGAAGCGCCAAGCGGCGTTGACGGGCGAAGTTGCAGTGATTAAAGTCGGTGGTGCGACTGAGACGGAGATTGAAGAGAAGAAGTATCGTGTCGACGACGCAGTTGCGGCGGTTAAAGCGGCGCTTGCTGAAGGAATCGTGCCGGGTGGCGGCGTGACATTGGTTAATTTAGCTGGTAACTATAAATATGCAGGCAGTAAAGATGCGTCAGTCGTGGCGGGTGAGAAATTGCTTGTAAACGCGCTGGAGCAGCCGTTCCGTATTCTGCTTGCAAACTCCGGTTTGAACGCTGACGAATGGTTGCCGCAAGTGCGTAAGGCTAAGGCGGGGCAAGGTATTGATGTGAACCACCCAACCGAACTAATTGACCTAAAGAAGAACGGTGTTGTTGATCCGGTGCGCGTTACTAAAGAGGCGCTTCAAAATGCTGCCTCAATCGCTGGCACGGCAATGACAATGGGCGCGTTAGTAGTTGATGTCCCAGAAAAAGAAACTCCAAGTACGCCAGATATGAGCGGTATGGGCGGGTACATGTAG